Sequence from the Streptomyces sp. NBC_00358 genome:
GGAAGGGGGCGCCGCGTCCGGGACGCGGCGCCCCCTTCGTGTCGTCCTAGACCGGATCGTCCCAGACCGTGCCCCGTCAGGCCGTGTCGTCCCAGACCGTGCCCTGTCAGGCCAGGCGCTGGGCGAGGGCGAGGACGCGGCGGGCGCCGGCGACCACCGCCGCGTCGATGAATCGGCCGTCCGGCAGGGCCTGGGCGCCCGGATCGGCGGCGGCCGCCCTGATGACGGCCTCGGCGGAGTCGACCTCGGCCGGGGTGGGGAGGTAGGCCCGCTCGATGATGGGGAGCTGGCGGGGGTGGATGGCGGTCCGTCCGAGGAAGCCGAGGGCGCGGCCGCGCGCACAGGACGAGGCCAGGCCCTCCACATCACGGATGTCGGGGTAGACCGACTGGACCGGCGGGGGCAGCCCGGCCGCACGGGCGGCCACGACGAGCCGGGCCCGGGACCAGTCCAGGCCCGCTTCGTCGCGGACACCGAGATCGGCCCGCAGATCGCTCTCGCCGAGCGCGATACCGCGCAGCGCGTGGTGGGACGAGGCGATGGCGAAGGCCTGCTCCACGCCCAGAGCCGTCTCCAGCAGGGCGTACAGCGGGATCGCCTCGCCCTGCGCGGGGGTCGCGCCCTCCGCCACCCTTACGACGTCGGAGCGCGAGGTCACCTTCGGCAGCCGCAGCCCGGACAGGCCCGGGAGTGACGAGAGCGACTTCAGATCGGCGTCGGCGAAGGGACCGTCGAGGGCGTTGACCCGGACGTGCACCGGGACGGGCGGCGCTTCGGCGAGCAGGTCGGCGGTGGCGGCACGGGCGTACTCCTTGCGGTGCGGGGCGACCGCGTCCTCCAGGTCGACGAGGACGACGTCCGCGCCGGAGGCCAGGGCCTTGGCCACCACCTCGGGACGGTCGCCCGGCGCGTACAGCCAGGTGAGGGGGAGGAGGTTCGCGGTCACAGCGCGCCCTCCGCTCTCAGTGCCTCGATCTCGGGCCCCGTCAGGCCGAGTTCGGTGAGGACGGCGTCGGTGTCCGCGCCGTGCGGGCGGCCCGCCCAGCGGATCGCGCCGGGCGTCGCGGAGAGCCGGAAGAGGACGTTCTGCATGCGCAGCGGGCCGAGTTCGGGATCGGCGACGGTCGTGACCGTGTCCAGGGCCTGGTACTGCGGGTCGGTCATGACGTCCCGGACGTCCTGGACGGGGGCGATCGCCGCCTCCGCCTTCTCGAAGGCGGCGAGGACCTCGTCCTTGGAGCGTTCGGCGATCCACGCGCCGACCGCGCCGTCCAGGACGTCGGCGTGGCGGGCGCGGTCCGCGCCGGTCGCGAACCAGGGTTCGTCGATCACGTCCGGGCGGCCGACCAGTCTCATCACCCGTTCGGCGATCGACTGCGCCGACGTGGAGACCGCGACCCAGGAACCGTCCGCCGTGCGATAGGTGTTGCGGGGCGCGTTGTTCGCCGAGCGGTTGCCGGTGCGGGGCTGGACATGGCCCAGTTGGTCGTACCAGATCGGCTGCGGCCCGAGGACGGTCAGGATCGGCTCGATGATCGCCATGTCGACCACCTGGCCCTCGCCGGTGCGCTCACGTGCGGCCAGCGCGGTCAGCACGGCGTACGCCGTGGCCAGTCCGGCGATCGAGTCGGCCAGACCGAACGGCGGCAGGGTCGGCGGCGCGTCCGGTTCGCCGGTGATCGCCGCGAAGCCGCTCATCGCCTCCGCGAGGGTGCCGAAGCCGGGGCGGTGCGCGTACGGGCCGAACTGGCCGAAGGCGGTGACCCGGGCGAGGACCAGGCGGGGGTTGGCCGCGGACAGTTCCTCCCAGCCGAGGTCCCACTTCTCCAGGGTGCCCGGACGGAAGTTCTCGATGATCACGTCGGCGTCCGCGGCGAGCCGGAGCAGGGTCGCGCGCCCGCCGCGCTTCGACAGATCGAGTGTGATCGTGCGCTTGTTGCGGCCGAGGAGCTTCCACCACAGCCCGATGCCGTCCTTCGAGGGACCGTGTCCCCGGGACGGGTCGGGCTGGACCGGGTGCTCGACCTTCACGACCTCCGCGCCGAAGTCGCCGAGCAGGGTGGCGGCGAGCGGCCCCGCGAACAGGGTCGCGAGGTCGAGCACGCGCAAGCCGTCGAGGGAGCCGCCCTCGGTGTGCCCGTTCACGCGCCGGCCGCCTGGGCGTCGATCTCGGAGCGGTACGGCATCGAGGACGTCGCCCCGGGCTTCTGCACCGACATCGCGGCGGCCGCCGACGCCCACACCATCGCCTCCGACATCTCCCGGCCCTCGGCGAGCGCCACCGCGAGGGTGCCGACGAAGGTGTCGCCCGCTCCGGTGGAGTCGACGGCGGTCACCTTCGGCGCGCGCACCGTGATGGGGTCGGCGCCCCGGGTCGCGTACAGGCTGCCCTCCGCGCCCAGTGTGACGACGACCTCGGGGACCTGTTCGAGCAGCGCGGCGGCGGCTCCGCGCGGGTCGGTGAAGCCGGTGAGCGCGGCGGCCTCGTGCTGGTTGGGCACCAACAGATCGATGGTGGACAGGAGTTGGGGGGACAGGAACTGTGCGGGGGCCGGGGTCAGGATCGTCCGGACGCCGTGTCGGCGCGCGGCCTCCGCTCCGGCGAGCACGGCTTCCAGCGGGATCTCCAGCTGGAGAAGGAGCGCGTCGGCGCTCGCGATGAGGCCCTCGTCGCCGGGGGCGAGGGCGGTGACGGTGCCGTTGGCGCCGGGGATGACGACGATCGCGTTGCCGCCCTCGTCGTCCACCACGATGTGCGCGGTGCCGGACGGGCCCTCGGTGGTGCGCAGATGGTCGGTGTTCACACCGAAGTGCTCAAGTGTGGAGCGGAGTTGACTGCCGAAGGAGTCGGCGCCCACCGCGCCGACCAGGGAGACGTCGGCGCCCGCGTGCGCGGCGGCCACCGCCTGGTTCGCGCCCTTGCCGCCGGGGATCGTACGGAACTCCCGCCCCGTCACGGTCTCTCCGCGCTGCGGGGCCTTGGTGACATACGCGACGAGGTCCATGTTCGTGCTGCCGAGCACGGCGATATGGGTCATGGGCGAACGGTCTCCCGTTGTGTGAGGTGTGCGAGGGCGTCGAAGCCGACGCCGTCGAAGTCGGCGACGGAGGTGGCGAGCCGGTTCTTGAGGGGGGCGGTCCAACGGTCGGGCAGGCCCGCGGGGTCGCCGGTGAGCAGGCCGGCGATGCTTCCGGCGGTCGCGCCGTTCGAGTCGGTGTCCAGGCCGCCGGACACCGCCCGGCACACCGAGCCGCCGAAGTCGCCGTCCGCGTGGGTGAGGGCGGCGGCGATGAGCGCGGTGTTGGGGACGGCGTGGACCCAGTGGCAGTCGCGGTGGGAGGCGTGCAGCTCGTCGACGACCACGGCGAAGTCCGGTGTCGTACGGGCGAGCCGGACGGCGTGGCGGACCGCTCGGGCCAGCCGGGAGCCGGGCGGGACCACGGTCAGCCCGGCGCTCAGACAGGCGTGGACGTCCCGGGTCCCGGTGGTGGCCTCGGCGATGGCGGCGGCCGTGAACATCGCCGCGTACACGCCGTTGGCCGTGTGGGTGAGGGCGGCGTCGCGGTACGCCTGCTCCGCGGCCCGTCCAGGGTCGCCCGGATTGGTCCAGCCGTGCACGTCCGCGCGGATCAGGGCGCCGATCCACTCGCGGAACGGGTTGTGGCGGCGGGCGGTGTCGGGGGGCTCGACGCCGCTGAGGAGGTTGCGGTAGGCGACGCGCTCCGCGGTGAAGGTGCGGCCGGCGGGGAGTTCGTCCAGCCAGAGGCGGGCCACGTCCGCGGTGGTGAAGTCCCGGCCGTACCTCTGGAGCAACAGGAGGTTCAGCAGAGGGTAGTTGAGGTCGTCGTCCTCCGGCATGCCGTCGATGTTCTCGGCCAGGGAGGTGGTGGCGGAGCGCCGGTTCCAGGGATGGGCGTCCAGGATGTCCCGGGGGACGCCTCGCGCGGTGAACCAGGTGCGCAGCGGCCAGTTGCCGGCGGCCCTGGCCAGCGCCCGGATTCCGTCGAGGGGGAGTTTCTCGACGGGTTTGCCCAGCAGGCAGCCCGCGGCCCGGCCGAGCCAGGCCGCCTCCAGGCTCGCCCGCGGGGGAGCGGGCACGGGCGCGAACCGGGGCGGCGGCCAGGCCGGGCACTGGGCCTTGATCAGAGCCAGATCCGTCGGCTCGTCGTCCGCCAGCCTGCCCGGCAGGGCGGCCAGTTCGTCGAGGAGGTCCACCGCGAGCCGGCGCAGGGACGGTGAGGCCGGGGTCGCCGAGGCGCCCGCGCGGAGCGGGGCCGGCCGGCCGCCCGCCGCACGCCAGCGGGCGGCGACGGAGGCCGGCTCGCGGCCGTCCTGGACGGCCTGGTGGAGCTCGTGCCCGAGGAGGTCCTCGGGCTGGACCCAGGTCAGTCGGAGCACGGCGTTCCCGTCAGCGCGGCGTACGCCGCCTCGTGGGCCCGGCGGCGGTGGACGTCGCGGCCGAAGATCTCCCGGGTCACCTCGGCGAGCGTACGCGCCGGGGCGTCCAGGTCGAGGCGGCTCGACTCGGCGACCGTCTTGGCCCAGCCGTGCGGTACCTCGCCGCCCAGCGCGCCCGCGAGGGCGCCCGCCATGGTGGCGATGGAGTCGCAGTCGCGGCCGTAGTTGACGGAACCGAGGACCGCGTGCCGGAAGTCCCCGCCGGACACCAGCAACATGCCGAGCGCGACGGGGAGTTCCTCGATGGAGTGGAGCCGGGAGGGGCGCCGGGCGCCGAGGGAGGGGGAACGGTAGTCGGGGCCGACCGTGTCGTACGGGGTGACCGCCCGGCGCAGCGGGACGAGCGCCGACTCGAAGTCCGTGTGGCGGGAGGCGACTTCGCAGACCGCCTCGACGGCGGCGCGGGTGCCGTCCTTGGCCAGCGCCAGGCACGCGGCCACGACCGAGTCGGGGGTCGCGCCGGGTGAGCAGGCCGCCGCCACCGCCGCCGCGAAGACGCCCGCGGCCTCGCGTCCGTACGAGGACTGATGGGCGCCCGCGATGTCGAGCGCCTCGGCGTACGCGCCCGCCGGGTTCGCCGCGTTGACCAGGCCGACCGGGGCCATGTACATCGCGGCACCGCAGTTGACGATGTTGCCGACGCCGGCCTCCCGGGGGTCCACATGGCCGTAGTGGAGGCGGGCGACCAGCCACTTCTCGGCGAGGAAGATCCGCTGGAGGGGGAGCGCCTCGGCCTCCAGTTCCGGAATCCAGCGGGGGGTGGTCATCAGGTCGGGGACCAGGTGCTCGGCGACGGAGTAGGCGTCGAGGTGGTCTCGGACGGTGGCGTACACCCGTACGAGCGCATGGGTCATCAGGGTGTCGTCGGTGACGTGTCCGTCGCCCTTGTGGTACGGGGCGATGGGGCGGGCGGTGGGCCAGTCGTCGCCGTTCCAGGGGCCGACGACGCCGTGCACGCGGCCGCCGTGGCGTTCGGCGATCTGCTCGGGGGAGTACCCCTCGACCGGGCCGCCGAGCGCGTCGCCCACGGCGGCCCCGACGAGGGCTCCGGTGATCCGTTCGTCGAGGGTCCCTGTTCCTTCTCCTTTGGGCGTCATGCCCGAATCATCCCTCTGGGGCGGTCAGTTCCGGGGAATCGAGCGGGTCGGCGAGTCCTGTCGCTTCGAGGAGTTCGGCGAGCCCGATCAGATCCGTCCCCGTCAGCCGGGGCAGCGCGCAGCCGGACAGGGTGCGGCAGGCGTCGCGCCAGGAGGCGGGGATCGCGGCGGCGCCGCCGAGCGCCCCGGTGAGCGCGCCGGCCAGGGCGGGGGCCGAGTCGGCGACCCGGGACAGACACGCGGCGGCGGGCACCGCCTCGGCAATCCGGCCGTTCGAGGCCAGGGCCAGGGCCAGGGCGACGGGGACGGTCTCGGCGGCCGCGATGCCGTAGCTGTAGACGTGGTCGACGATCTGGTGCTCCAGCAGGGGGACCAGGGCGAAGGCGCTCTCGCTGCCCCGGGCCAGCGTGAGGGCGTGCCGGGCGTTGCGGCCGATCTCCGTCCCGGCGGGCAGTTCGGCGAGGGCCGCCTGCACGCAGGTGCCGACGTCGTGCCCGGCGAGGGCGAGCGCCACGGCGGCGGCCATGGCGCGGGCGCCGTGCACCCCGTCGCCGTCCTGGGTGTAGCGGGCGTCGAACTCGGCGAGTTCCGCGGCGAGTCCGGGGTCGCCCGGGTGTGCCACGGCGAGTACGCAGGCCCGTACGCAGGCCGCGTCGTCGAAGTAGTGGGGGTTGTCGTGTCCGGTGGCGGGCGGGCGCAGACCGGCGGCGAGATTGCCGAGTCCGGCGCGCACGGAGATCCGGGCGCGCAGCGGGAGCAGGGCGGACTCGACCTCGGGGGCGCGGTCGGCCGCGGCGGCGACCTCGCTGGCGACGGCGTTCCAGGACAGGTCGATGGACGCGCGCATCCTGCGGTCCAGGCTCAGGTCGCCGAGTGCCGTGGTCTCCCCGGCCCGCAGCACGGCCTCCGCCGCGAACGCCGCCCACTCGGCGTCGTCCGAGGGGCCGAGCCGCAGCGGTTCCGGCGGCTGGTTCAGCGCGATCGGCACGGGCAGGGTCGTCGTCGCGTTCTGCTCCGCGAAGGTGTCCAGCTCGCGGGTCAGCCGCCGGGTCCACTCGGGCATCCGGGCGGCCCGGTGCCGTGCGGCGGGCCATCCCGCGGCATCCCCCGCGGCCAGCCCGAGCAGCAGCCCCTCGATCCGGCGCGCACCCGCACCCGCGGGCACCCTCACCGAGGAGATCCCCAGCCCCCGCGCCCCCTCCACGAGCACCAGGCACTCCGCGGCCCGGC
This genomic interval carries:
- a CDS encoding HpcH/HpaI aldolase/citrate lyase family protein; translated protein: MTANLLPLTWLYAPGDRPEVVAKALASGADVVLVDLEDAVAPHRKEYARAATADLLAEAPPVPVHVRVNALDGPFADADLKSLSSLPGLSGLRLPKVTSRSDVVRVAEGATPAQGEAIPLYALLETALGVEQAFAIASSHHALRGIALGESDLRADLGVRDEAGLDWSRARLVVAARAAGLPPPVQSVYPDIRDVEGLASSCARGRALGFLGRTAIHPRQLPIIERAYLPTPAEVDSAEAVIRAAAADPGAQALPDGRFIDAAVVAGARRVLALAQRLA
- a CDS encoding CaiB/BaiF CoA transferase family protein; amino-acid sequence: MNGHTEGGSLDGLRVLDLATLFAGPLAATLLGDFGAEVVKVEHPVQPDPSRGHGPSKDGIGLWWKLLGRNKRTITLDLSKRGGRATLLRLAADADVIIENFRPGTLEKWDLGWEELSAANPRLVLARVTAFGQFGPYAHRPGFGTLAEAMSGFAAITGEPDAPPTLPPFGLADSIAGLATAYAVLTALAARERTGEGQVVDMAIIEPILTVLGPQPIWYDQLGHVQPRTGNRSANNAPRNTYRTADGSWVAVSTSAQSIAERVMRLVGRPDVIDEPWFATGADRARHADVLDGAVGAWIAERSKDEVLAAFEKAEAAIAPVQDVRDVMTDPQYQALDTVTTVADPELGPLRMQNVLFRLSATPGAIRWAGRPHGADTDAVLTELGLTGPEIEALRAEGAL
- the rbsK gene encoding ribokinase, encoding MTHIAVLGSTNMDLVAYVTKAPQRGETVTGREFRTIPGGKGANQAVAAAHAGADVSLVGAVGADSFGSQLRSTLEHFGVNTDHLRTTEGPSGTAHIVVDDEGGNAIVVIPGANGTVTALAPGDEGLIASADALLLQLEIPLEAVLAGAEAARRHGVRTILTPAPAQFLSPQLLSTIDLLVPNQHEAAALTGFTDPRGAAAALLEQVPEVVVTLGAEGSLYATRGADPITVRAPKVTAVDSTGAGDTFVGTLAVALAEGREMSEAMVWASAAAAMSVQKPGATSSMPYRSEIDAQAAGA
- a CDS encoding ADP-ribosylglycohydrolase family protein, yielding MLRLTWVQPEDLLGHELHQAVQDGREPASVAARWRAAGGRPAPLRAGASATPASPSLRRLAVDLLDELAALPGRLADDEPTDLALIKAQCPAWPPPRFAPVPAPPRASLEAAWLGRAAGCLLGKPVEKLPLDGIRALARAAGNWPLRTWFTARGVPRDILDAHPWNRRSATTSLAENIDGMPEDDDLNYPLLNLLLLQRYGRDFTTADVARLWLDELPAGRTFTAERVAYRNLLSGVEPPDTARRHNPFREWIGALIRADVHGWTNPGDPGRAAEQAYRDAALTHTANGVYAAMFTAAAIAEATTGTRDVHACLSAGLTVVPPGSRLARAVRHAVRLARTTPDFAVVVDELHASHRDCHWVHAVPNTALIAAALTHADGDFGGSVCRAVSGGLDTDSNGATAGSIAGLLTGDPAGLPDRWTAPLKNRLATSVADFDGVGFDALAHLTQRETVRP
- a CDS encoding ADP-ribosylglycohydrolase family protein codes for the protein MTPKGEGTGTLDERITGALVGAAVGDALGGPVEGYSPEQIAERHGGRVHGVVGPWNGDDWPTARPIAPYHKGDGHVTDDTLMTHALVRVYATVRDHLDAYSVAEHLVPDLMTTPRWIPELEAEALPLQRIFLAEKWLVARLHYGHVDPREAGVGNIVNCGAAMYMAPVGLVNAANPAGAYAEALDIAGAHQSSYGREAAGVFAAAVAAACSPGATPDSVVAACLALAKDGTRAAVEAVCEVASRHTDFESALVPLRRAVTPYDTVGPDYRSPSLGARRPSRLHSIEELPVALGMLLVSGGDFRHAVLGSVNYGRDCDSIATMAGALAGALGGEVPHGWAKTVAESSRLDLDAPARTLAEVTREIFGRDVHRRRAHEAAYAALTGTPCSD
- a CDS encoding ADP-ribosylglycohydrolase family protein is translated as MRVPAGAGARRIEGLLLGLAAGDAAGWPAARHRAARMPEWTRRLTRELDTFAEQNATTTLPVPIALNQPPEPLRLGPSDDAEWAAFAAEAVLRAGETTALGDLSLDRRMRASIDLSWNAVASEVAAAADRAPEVESALLPLRARISVRAGLGNLAAGLRPPATGHDNPHYFDDAACVRACVLAVAHPGDPGLAAELAEFDARYTQDGDGVHGARAMAAAVALALAGHDVGTCVQAALAELPAGTEIGRNARHALTLARGSESAFALVPLLEHQIVDHVYSYGIAAAETVPVALALALASNGRIAEAVPAAACLSRVADSAPALAGALTGALGGAAAIPASWRDACRTLSGCALPRLTGTDLIGLAELLEATGLADPLDSPELTAPEG